A single genomic interval of Trichosurus vulpecula isolate mTriVul1 chromosome 6, mTriVul1.pri, whole genome shotgun sequence harbors:
- the LOC118854707 gene encoding LOW QUALITY PROTEIN: tRNA-splicing endonuclease subunit Sen54-like (The sequence of the model RefSeq protein was modified relative to this genomic sequence to represent the inferred CDS: substituted 1 base at 1 genomic stop codon) produces the protein MAPNKGTSQLVHWKKQMGPNRPGQVNVPTKNEQLFHADNNGSETPVSGGDFLQYQVFSHLKRLGYVFWRFQPSLVQSPYKRQLNLESSSIWSSEKCHGRRKRRNSSPWSTNKKPKALENPLPEVVGTNESRTTSSQSAPSQNNRSLEEKAQESSHVKDPGGSSRPPESPEQVPDQTEHHGRTLKGGEGSQDRAIDDNGNNRACKPQWDFEKIAFSNTAGDHPHTLLLAPAPELFLGNVTAQETDAVPWCQKLNQWKEKLSRREKEQRKGTTPFRSDVNADPKVQRSTSWWAYKMLLQQWXQQQKTWNRHPNLWDQPVTPLLNPSQAVIPTTAPQQISLLKTTHLTDRVDGRVLEKSGDMEISFDIYQADSVSSFRKNDLGRRYARMCISGFDGPVPDLHTLKWLCFQSGHRLPTPGLRVHIHSF, from the exons ATGGCACCTAACAAAG GCACCTCCCAGTTGGTGCATTGGAAGAAGCAAATGGGACCCAATAGGCCTGGCCAGGTTAATGTCCCTACAAAAAATGAACAGTTATTTCATGCTGATAATAATGGGTCTGAGACTCCTGTGAGTGGGGG AGACTTTCTGCAGTACCAGGTTTTCAGCCACCTGAAGAGACTAGGCTATGTGTTTTGGAGGTTCCAGCCTAGCTTGGTCCAGTCTCCCTATAAGAGGCAGCTTAACTTGGAGAGTAGCAGTATTTGGAGCTCTGAAAAGTGtcatggaaggaggaagaggaggaattcTAGTCCTTGGTCTACTAATAAGAAGCCCAAAGCGTTGGAGAATCCTCTGCCAGAGGTGGTTGGGACCAATGAGAGTCGGACAACTTCAAGCCAATCTGCCCCCAGCCAGAACAACAGATCCCTGGAGGAGAAAGCCCAAGAATCAAGCCATGTAAAGGATCCTGGGGGCTCCAGTCGGCCTCCTGAATCTCCAGAGCAGGTCCCTGACCAGACAGAGCATCATGGTAGGACCttgaaaggaggagaaggaagccaGGATAGAGCAATAGATGATAATGGGAACAACAGAGCTTGTAAGCCACAATGGGACTTTGAGAAAATTGCATTCTCTAACACAGCCGGCGACCACCCCCATACCCTACTGCTTGCCCCAGCTCCAGAGTTGTTCCTGGGGAATGTCACGGCACAGGAGACTGATGCAGTGCCTTGGTGCCAGAAGCTAAATCAGTGGAAAGAGAAGCTTTCCAGGAGGGAGAAGGAGCAGCGAAAGGGGACTACTCCCTTCCGAAGTGATGTGAACGCAGACCCTAAAGTGCAGCGCAGCACCAGCTGGTGGGCATATAAGATGCTGCTACAgcagtggtgacagcagcagaaGACCTGGAATCGACACCCCAACTTGTGGGACCAGCCAGTCACTCCCCTACTGAACCCCAGCCAGGCAGTCATCCCAACCACTGCTCCACAACAGATATCCTTACTAAAGACCACTCACCTCACTGATAGAGTTGATGGTAGGGTGTTGGAGAAATCTGGGGACATGGAGATCAGTTTTGACATCTATCAGGCTGATAGTGTATCCAGTTTCCGGAAAAATGACCTAGGAAGGCGATATGCTCGGATGTGCATCAGTGGATTTGATGGACCTGTCCCAGACCTGCACACCCTCAAGTGGCTGTGCTTCCAGAgtggccacaggctccccacacCTGGCCTAAGAGTTCATATTCACAGCTTTTAG